The DNA region GACCGATGCCAAGGTCGATGTCGAGACGATGGGCGTGTTCTCGCTGGTTGGCCTCGCTTACGCTTTCAAGTTCCTGTGGTCGCCTGCGCTTGACCGGGTCGACCTGCCGGGGCTGCGGCGGCTGGGCAAGCGCAAGCAGTGGATCGTGACCGCGCAATTGCTGCTGGGAGGTATCCTTGTGGTGCTGTCCTTGCTCGATCCGCTGTCGTCGCTCGGCGTGTTCTCGCTGCTCGCCGGGATCGGTGCCTTCGCCAGCGCAACGCAGGACGTGGTGATCGACGCCTGGCGGGTGGACGTGGCGGACGAGGTGGCGACGATCGACATCCTCTCGACCGTGTTCCAGATGGGCTACCGCGTCGCCGCGCTGGTGGGCGGCGCGCTGGCGCTGTTCATGGCCGAGCGGCTGGGTTGGCCCACGGTGTTCGCCAGCATGGGCGGCATTTTGCTGTTCGTGGGTTTCCTAGGGTTGTTCGCGCCCGATGCCGAGCGGACGGTGGCGGCGTTGGCGGACGAGCGCAGCAACCTTGGCACATTGCGGCAAGTAGGACAGATCGAACCGCGCACCCGCGCGATGGCGCTGGGCGCGGTCGCTTTGCTGTGGGGTTGGGCGATGGTGACGGTGTTGGTGTTTATGGTCCGCTCGCTGACCGCCACCCCCGAAGCGCGACCGGACTCGACCGAGTTCGTGACGCAAATGGGCCCACTGATCGTGATCGCGACAGTGGTGATTCCCGGCCTCATCGCAGGCTGGCTGGAGTCGATGCGCAAGCAGGGCCGCCATGTTCTGACCGCCGACGCGCCCGCGCGCACGGCTTACGACACCGCACTCGACCACGGCTACCGCGCGCTGATCCTGCCCTTGGCGGAGATTATCGGGCGTTTGAAATGGGCGGCGGTGCTGGTGATCGCGCTGGTGCTGTCCTACCGCATCACCGACGCGATCTGGGGGAGCTTTGCCTACCCGTTCTATCTTGGCGAGCTGCAATATACCAAGGACGAGGTGGCGATTGCCTCCAAGTTCTTTGGGGTTGGCGCGCTGATCGTGGGCCTCGCGCTGGGCGGTACGTTGCTCACGGTGATCGGCCGCATGACCACCCTGACGCTCGGCGCGGTGATCGCGGCGCTGACCAACCTGCTCTATGCCGATCTCGCCGTGGGCGGCGCGCGGATGCAGGCGGCGAGCGACTTCACCGGCTTCACCTGGCTCGCCGGACAGTTCGGCGCGGATGATCGCATGGCGCGGCTGATGCTGACCATCGGCGCGGAGAACATCGCGGTCGGCATCGCCGGTGCGGCCTTCGTCGCCTATCTCTCGAGCGTGGTCGCCAAGGGTTATAGCGCGGTGCAATATGCGTTGCTGTCCTCGCTGACGATGCTGGT from uncultured Erythrobacter sp. includes:
- a CDS encoding MFS transporter, whose amino-acid sequence is MAEAALEHRTRLSRWLALMAALRHPKTGYVLLFGFASGLPYALLLGTLYAWLTDAKVDVETMGVFSLVGLAYAFKFLWSPALDRVDLPGLRRLGKRKQWIVTAQLLLGGILVVLSLLDPLSSLGVFSLLAGIGAFASATQDVVIDAWRVDVADEVATIDILSTVFQMGYRVAALVGGALALFMAERLGWPTVFASMGGILLFVGFLGLFAPDAERTVAALADERSNLGTLRQVGQIEPRTRAMALGAVALLWGWAMVTVLVFMVRSLTATPEARPDSTEFVTQMGPLIVIATVVIPGLIAGWLESMRKQGRHVLTADAPARTAYDTALDHGYRALILPLAEIIGRLKWAAVLVIALVLSYRITDAIWGSFAYPFYLGELQYTKDEVAIASKFFGVGALIVGLALGGTLLTVIGRMTTLTLGAVIAALTNLLYADLAVGGARMQAASDFTGFTWLAGQFGADDRMARLMLTIGAENIAVGIAGAAFVAYLSSVVAKGYSAVQYALLSSLTMLVGTLGRPALGQMIEERGYYDVFLLTTGIGAFAVVLCVIEWVRQARSGRPENAPPPEPELV